In one Achromobacter spanius genomic region, the following are encoded:
- a CDS encoding efflux transporter outer membrane subunit, translating to MNARHFLPPLLAVAIALAGCTTVGPDYQTPAGSAVQRPSAQGAFIEAQPGVYQQEPVAGHWWRLYNDPVLDGLIDKALSANTDLRVASANLERAQAAVQESQAQQQPSIGVNASPTFGHVSGLQELQPGVNPPSRWSYSTGASVSYQLDLFGQIRRAIEAASGDAQAAQAAYDATRVTVAAETARAYANMCAAGMQLASAQHSVQVQKESLDAVSRLQRAGRGTTLDVTRARSQLEQLQANLPPFQAQQRTALYRLATLTGQTPNDIPASLLQCAAAPRLTRTIPVGDGAALLRRRPDIRQAERTLAASTARIGVATADLYPKVTLGLSAASGGPAAMLGDRGTFSWSVGPLISWTIPNTGAVQARIAQAEANTKAAVARFDATVLNALRETESALVVYARQLDRDAALRAARDQSAEAASQARRLFQYGKTDYLTVLDAERTLASNESALAASQAELSNDQIAVFLALGGGWED from the coding sequence ATGAACGCCCGGCACTTTCTACCCCCGCTGTTGGCTGTGGCGATAGCGCTGGCCGGCTGCACCACCGTGGGCCCGGACTATCAAACGCCCGCCGGGTCCGCCGTGCAACGGCCCAGCGCGCAAGGCGCCTTCATCGAAGCGCAGCCCGGCGTGTATCAGCAAGAGCCGGTAGCCGGGCACTGGTGGCGGCTGTATAACGACCCGGTGCTGGACGGCCTGATCGACAAGGCCCTGTCGGCCAACACCGACCTGCGCGTGGCCAGCGCCAACCTGGAACGCGCGCAGGCCGCCGTGCAGGAGTCCCAGGCGCAGCAGCAGCCCAGCATCGGCGTGAACGCATCGCCCACCTTTGGCCACGTATCGGGCTTGCAGGAACTGCAACCGGGCGTCAACCCGCCCAGCCGCTGGTCGTATTCCACCGGCGCCAGCGTGTCGTACCAACTGGACCTGTTCGGCCAGATTCGCCGCGCCATCGAAGCCGCCAGCGGCGACGCCCAGGCTGCGCAAGCCGCCTACGACGCCACCCGCGTCACCGTCGCGGCCGAAACCGCGCGCGCCTACGCCAATATGTGCGCGGCGGGCATGCAGTTGGCCTCGGCCCAGCATTCGGTGCAGGTGCAAAAAGAATCGCTGGATGCCGTCAGCCGCTTGCAACGCGCCGGCCGTGGCACCACGCTGGACGTCACGCGCGCGCGCAGCCAGCTTGAACAGTTGCAGGCCAACCTGCCGCCGTTCCAGGCGCAGCAGCGCACGGCGCTGTACCGTCTGGCCACGCTGACGGGGCAGACGCCGAACGACATACCCGCGTCGCTGCTGCAATGCGCCGCCGCGCCGCGCCTGACCCGCACCATTCCCGTGGGCGACGGCGCCGCGCTGTTGCGCCGCCGGCCCGACATCCGCCAGGCCGAGCGCACCTTGGCCGCGTCCACCGCCCGCATCGGCGTGGCCACCGCCGACCTGTACCCCAAGGTCACGCTGGGTTTGTCCGCCGCGTCGGGCGGCCCCGCCGCCATGTTGGGCGATCGGGGCACCTTCAGCTGGAGCGTGGGTCCGCTGATCTCGTGGACGATTCCGAACACGGGCGCGGTGCAGGCCCGCATTGCCCAGGCCGAAGCCAACACCAAGGCCGCCGTGGCGCGCTTTGATGCCACCGTGTTGAATGCGCTGCGCGAAACCGAAAGCGCGCTGGTGGTCTACGCGCGGCAACTGGATCGCGACGCCGCCTTGCGCGCCGCCCGCGACCAAAGCGCCGAAGCCGCCTCGCAAGCGCGGCGGCTATTCCAGTACGGCAAGACCGACTACCTGACCGTGCTGGACGCCGAACGCACGCTGGCCAGCAATGAGAGTGCACTGGCGGCCTCGCAAGCCGAACTCAGCAACGACCAGATCGCGGTGTTTCTGGCGCTGGGCGGTGGCTGGGA